TGTGTGGCTGATCGATCGGCGACCGAGTGTCGCTGGCGGAATACtaaacagcagcaaccacgGTTGGCCTGCTCTCCTCCACGGATCGGTTTGAGGAAGTCGATTCGGGGTGAAAGTTGTACCGAGCGGCTGCTAGGTGCCGTCTACAAATCCTCCCCCCGCTCCAATAGGCGTTTTGCAGTGTGCGCCGTTGCGGTGGTTGCTTTGTTTCGGCGCTACGTGCTCTGCCAGTTTTTCCACCATCGTGTATGTGACGAGGAACACGAACGCGCACACCGACGGCCCGAACCAGTCAAACGAGCCGAGCAGATTACCACCAACACACCAGCACGGTGGGCACTCGCTCGTGGCTCTCTGGCCTATCCCACAATAAACTGGTGCTGTCCGGCGGCCCAACGGTTCAGTCTTCGGTTGTacgcgcccgcggaaagatCGGCTCTATCTGCGCGCTCCTCTGCTCgtgtgagaagaaaaaaaaacggttccaCGGTACGGCACCACCACTCTCCTTcacttcattttttgtttgtgttcgcgcgcgcgtttgtgtgactctctctctctctcgccagAGCTGTAGCAGGCAAACCCAGCACCAGCATGTGCGGTATCTTTGCGTACCTAAACTTCCTGACGCCCAAGACGCGGCGGGAAGTGCTGGACCTGCTGCTGAACGGGCTGAAGCGGCTCGAGTACCGCGGGTACGATTCGGCCGGCGTCGCCGTCGACGGCACCACGTTCGATGCGGACATACTGCTGTTCAAGCGCACCGGCAAGGTGAAGGTGCTGGAGGACGCGATCCACTCCGCGGCGCAAACGGTCGACTTTAGCCAGTCGTGCGATACGCACGTCGGCATCGCGCACACCCGCTGGGCGACGCACGGTGCGCCGAGCGAGGTGAACTCGCACCCGCAGCGGTCGGACGACACGAACGCGTTCGTGGTGGTGCACAACGGCATCGTCACCAACTACAAGGACATCAAGAAGTTCCTGGAGCTGCGCGGGTACGCGTTCGAGTCGGACACGGACACGGAGGCGATCGCGAAGCTGGTGCACCATCTGTGGAAGCAGCACCCGAACTATTCGTTCCGCGAGCTCGTTGAGCAGGTGATCCAGCAGCTGGAGGGTGCGTTCGCGCTCGCCTTCAAGTCGAAACACTTCCCGGGGGAGTGTGTGGTGACGCGGCGCGGCTCCCCGCTGCTGGTGGGCATCAAGGCGAAGACGAGCCTGGCCACTAACCACGTGCCGATCCTGTACGGGAAGGGCCACCGGCACGGTTCGTCGGGGAATGTTGGGGTGGTTGAGCCGACGCCGGACAATACGGCCGACTTTATCAATCCGGGCGAGGAGGTGGAGTACTTCTTCGCGTCGGACGCGTCGGCAGTGATCGAGCACACGAACCGGGTGATCTACCTGGAGGATGACGATGTGGCGGCGGTGAAGGACGGGGCGCTCGGCATCCACCGGCTGAAGAAGAGCCAGGACGATCCGCACGCGCGCGAAATCACCACGCTCAAGATGGAGATCCAGCAGATCATGAAGGGCAACTATCGGTACTTCATGCAGAAGGAAATCTTCGAGCAGCCGGAATCGGTGATCAACACGATGCGCGGGCGGGTGAACTTCGAGAGCAAGAAGGTGACGCTGGGCGGCATCAAGGACTACATCCCGGAGATTAAGCGCTGCCGGCGGCTGATGCTGATCGCGTGCGGTACGTCCTACCACAGCGCGGTGGCGACGCGCCAGCTGCTCGAGGAGCTTACCGAGCTGCCGGTGATGGTGGAGCTGGCGTCCGACTTTCTCGACCGCAACACGCCGATCTACCGGGACGACGTGTGCTTCTTCATCTCGCAGTCGGGCGAAACGGCCGACACGCTGATGGCGCTGCGGTACTGCAAGCAGCGCGGCGCGCTGATCGTCGGCATCACCAACACGGTCGGCAGCTCGATCTGCCGCGAGTCGCACTGCGGTGTGCACGTGAACGCGGGGCCGGAGATTGGCGTCGCCTCGACCAAGGCGTACACCTCGCAGTTCATCTCGCTCGTCATGTTTGCGCTGGTGATGAGCGAGGATCGGCTGTCGCTGCAGAACCGCCGGCTCGAGATCATCGAGGGGCTGCGCAATCTGGACGCGCACATCAAGCAGGTGCTGATGCTGGACCAGCGCGTGCTGGAGATTGCGCAGGATCTGTACCAGCAGAAGTCGCTGCTGATCATGGGGCGCGGCTACAACTTTGCCACCTGCATGGAGGGTGCGCTCAAGGTGAAGGAGCTGACGTACATGCACAGCGAGGGCATCATGGCGGGCGAGCTGAAGCATGGTCCGCTCGCGCTCGTCGACGACACGATGCCGATCGTGATGATCATCATGCGCGACCCGGTGCACCAGAAGTGCATGAACGCGCTGCAGCAGGTGACGGCCCGGGAGGGCCGCCCGATCATCATCTGCGAGGAGGGCGACCGGGAGACGATGGCGTTCGCGTCGAAGGCGCTCGAGATACCGCGCACCGTCGATGCGCTGCAGGGCGTGCTGACCGTCATCCCGATGCAGCTGCTGTCCTACCACATCGCGGTGCTGCGCGGCTGCAACGTCGACTGTCCACGAAATCTCGCCAAATCGGTCACGGTGGAGTAATGGATAttcgtgctgtgtgtgtgtgttatgtgtgcAAGAGcagtgcgtgagtgtgtgtgtgtgacacccAATGCGAGGGGGAAGGAACATTACGTTGTTGGGCTGGAAAAGGCGGCTGAACGCTAGTAGAGAACGCCGTGTCGTTTGCGATtttgttttcctattttttctgAATTATGTGCACGCACCCAGTAGCTTTTAAGTTGTTCTCCAAGAGGGACTTTTTTATGATTACTTGTTGTTGAAACCCGTTTCTATCGTGCGCTAAAAGCGAAACACtaccctttctctctctctctagtacagggttttttttttctgggatactcatagctgtgggataCTTTCTTGCCTCTTTCTTATGGGAAATCAAATGTATCTGATGTGAATTGGACTCTGTGACTGCGAACAGACGGCGTCCACGGGCCTGCCCACGCCCGAATGCAGAGCCGATGgcatacgattctatcttcaCCATTAACATGAGAGGGACATAGCTTATACCCTGAACGtacccgaaaggtatgcatgcttcactcatcaggatctaaaggcaaggacaaggcaaaagagacacaGAAAAATTTCCTCACAGCTACACATGTCCTTTTGATACAGCGGTATACGGCAGGTAAGCAGTACAAATGCTGCTACCTGATACGCACACATATTTAACTAACACATATAATCGGGTTGGCTCGGTAAAGGTCGGGTTTATCCGACGGAGTCGCCAGAACGTAAAGCCGCagactttttcatgattttgtatgacttcggcTGTTTTGGACCGTACGTGTAGGCGCAGGCTATGGCATCCTGTTTAGACAGACCCATTGAAAAATCCTACTGGatttgtccaaaaagggtgccatagagcCAATTCCTTTCACATAAAGTTCATTTCGTGCAAGAAAGAGTCATGAAAGTATCCCACAAGTATGAGGACCCTGTAAGAAGCAGTAACAGTTAGAAAAACGGAAGCTAGAATCTGTTTGGCGAAGAGATAGAACAATTGTAAAAGTCGCCGTTGTTTGGAGTCACCGTTACGTGCAAAAATCTAAATTATGGCGCGAGAAAACGAAtcttaaaatgataaatggtCGGTGCCACTACAACACTATCATTGCATCACACTAGTAGCGCGTGAATGGAAGATACGATTAGCGGCCTTAGGGTTCGCGCTGTGCGTCGAGCGCATTTTCCGtctcttgtttttgttttatcaataAGCTCTTTTTTATTACTCGCTACCCTCTCTCCTaaccctccccctccccctccctcacTTGCCACATAATGGCCATCGCTATATCGGGTGGGCCGTCATAATGGCAAGCGCTATTGTAAAAGGGCTCCCAACACACAAGAGACAGCTGAGGCGTCGATTGATGCCTCCACGTCCGCAAAAGCGTCGTCAGCAGTGAGTGTGCAGGCAGTGTGCAAACAAACACCCTTAGGAGTGGCGGTGGTGGGGGAGGACGCCAGCACCAGAGCACACGAAAACTAGCTCGAAACAATCCGCcctgtgtctgtctgtgtgtggttgtgaaGCTGAGTGATAAGCGCGAACACACCACACATTGGCGCAACTTTATCATTTGCATCATTTACAGAGAATTGATAGGCTTCCCCCTCCTTCTCCCACCCaccctggtgtgtgtgtgtttggccgCCCACATCCCCCCGTCCCGTCCCTTGTTTGGAAACTGTCTGAATGTACAAGGGAAACGTCTTTGGCCATTACCTGTTCCTGCGTCTGTGCGGAGATAAGTTTGATTTTGGCCTAATTTTGGCCAccatttttcccccttcccctcTTTCCCCCCCTAAAACAGTTTCCCATTTTGATGGTGGCCACACAATTAGTGGTCAATTTTGTACAATAAAGCAACCCGTATCTTCGATCAAAAATCGGACGGCAGAAAGCGTCAGCAACGACGGCGGCAAGTGTCTTCCTTAACAGCaacaagtaaaacaaaaatccatcTAGCTATTGTGTTACATTTCTAGAAGGAAGGCAGGGAGTTTCGGCAGAAGTAGATTTGATTAGAAAGagtggcgcgcgcgcgcgcgcgcacacacgccaCCCACCGGCAGCGTGCAAACGGCGGCACGCCACGTGTCTTGTGTTTAATCTCGCGCAAAAAGTGGGTTAAGATCGATGCAGGAGTTTTCTTCTACCCTTATTTCTTTATTGTTATAGTTATATGTTAAACACACCACGCTTTTGCATCAAACTGTTTTTGGACGTGCATTTCGGAATGAATAGTGAAagtgtgaaaagaaaaataatcaagACGAACTGATCGGGAGTTGACTAAATTTAAGCCAAAAATATGAAACGAAAAATTCAACACAAAACCATGCAGGCcgaagcagagagagagagagagagcgagcgagcgagcgagcgaaggatgtaaaacagaaaaaaaatattccagcAATTTACTAGAGATAATACTGTAATAAGAATTAATAGTAACACGGGTGGATGTGTGTATTGTGTAGCGCCCCATGCATCACTGTAAGCGGCCATCACCACATCCCCCCCTGTGTCCCCTGCGTGTGCAGTATATTTGTACTTGTGAATAAAGTATTagtgctttttctttttattggtaaaaaaaacaacaggaaTCAAAATCGAATCACTTCACCACGAAAACACacccgaaaaagaaaacatgttTTACCCGTCCGTCGTCGATCGTCGACGCCTCTACTCAAAGATTTGCATTTTATGCAATAGCGCAGTCGTCCGCTTCCTTCTCCAAAACGAGTCCAACggagccgcagcagcagcatcatcccTTGGCCATCCACAGCAGACAGCAAAGACCGACCAGCCCGGAACCGAAACCGGGCACGATCgagttcggtttttttttttcttattcgcCTATATTACCTCATCGCAGAGAGCGACCCCGGACCGCATAGTGCTGTGCACTTTCTCCGCTATATTAtgttgcttcttttcttttctttcttttcgatGTGTGTGCTGTGGCCAAAACGCGGAACTTTCGTTTTGgggcgaatgtgtgtgtgtgtgtgtgtgtgtgtgtgtgtgtttgatttcgtTTCCATCCATAATGACCGCATCATGGGGCCCTGGGGCTATAGGTTGGGCAAGATTGTTGAGTCGCTTGTCTTGCCTCTCCTACCCACTTCTGGCGCCGAAGCTATAGGTCTGTTACCTCATAGCCTCAAAGTTtcgtaaaataataaactttgggctgtttttccttccttttttgctttggtgAAGTGAATCGCTTCGAAGAAATTCAAGGTCAATTGGTGCCTCCTCCGCCATTAACTTCTGTTTATTGGATGGGGAGAGGGGGTTTGGGGTTGGAAAACAACATTCAGGTGTGATTGTTGGACTGGGAGCAATTTGTACTAATATTTATTAGGcctttttttgtctatttcCCCCCCCAAAACTCCACACCAACGATCGTGCGCACAGACAATCGTGTTAGTTGCAGCCCTGGGTGCAATACACCCTGTGCACGACGACTCTGCCCAAGCACGCACCAATCTTTCCCTTCTTGTTCATCCCCTCTAAACGTACACGTCTACCatccaca
This genomic interval from Anopheles merus strain MAF chromosome 3L, AmerM5.1, whole genome shotgun sequence contains the following:
- the LOC121598959 gene encoding glutamine--fructose-6-phosphate aminotransferase [isomerizing] 2-like; this translates as MCGIFAYLNFLTPKTRREVLDLLLNGLKRLEYRGYDSAGVAVDGTTFDADILLFKRTGKVKVLEDAIHSAAQTVDFSQSCDTHVGIAHTRWATHGAPSEVNSHPQRSDDTNAFVVVHNGIVTNYKDIKKFLELRGYAFESDTDTEAIAKLVHHLWKQHPNYSFRELVEQVIQQLEGAFALAFKSKHFPGECVVTRRGSPLLVGIKAKTSLATNHVPILYGKGHRHGSSGNVGVVEPTPDNTADFINPGEEVEYFFASDASAVIEHTNRVIYLEDDDVAAVKDGALGIHRLKKSQDDPHAREITTLKMEIQQIMKGNYRYFMQKEIFEQPESVINTMRGRVNFESKKVTLGGIKDYIPEIKRCRRLMLIACGTSYHSAVATRQLLEELTELPVMVELASDFLDRNTPIYRDDVCFFISQSGETADTLMALRYCKQRGALIVGITNTVGSSICRESHCGVHVNAGPEIGVASTKAYTSQFISLVMFALVMSEDRLSLQNRRLEIIEGLRNLDAHIKQVLMLDQRVLEIAQDLYQQKSLLIMGRGYNFATCMEGALKVKELTYMHSEGIMAGELKHGPLALVDDTMPIVMIIMRDPVHQKCMNALQQVTAREGRPIIICEEGDRETMAFASKALEIPRTVDALQGVLTVIPMQLLSYHIAVLRGCNVDCPRNLAKSVTVE